Proteins co-encoded in one Callospermophilus lateralis isolate mCalLat2 chromosome 2, mCalLat2.hap1, whole genome shotgun sequence genomic window:
- the LOC143391772 gene encoding olfactory receptor 5T7-like — MKNVTEVAVFVLKGFTDNPELQIFFFLLFLAVYLFTLMGNLGLIVLVIGSSRLHNPMYYFLSVLSSVDACYSSVITPNMLVDFLSREKTISFGACAAQMFLAVTCGTTECFLLAAMAYDRYVAIYNPLLYSVSMSPRVYVPLIVASCVGGILHAVTHTTATFSLSFCGSNIINHIFCDIPPLLAISCSDTRPNQLLLFYFAGSIEICTILTILISYGFILLAILRIHSAEGKRKVFSTCGSHLTAVSISHGTAVFMYVRPTSNYALEHDMVVSIFYSIVIPMLNPLIYSLRNKDVKEAMWSVWEKIVYH, encoded by the coding sequence ATGAAGAATGTCACTGAAGTAGCTGTATTTGTGTTGAAGGGTTTCACTGACAATCCTGAACTACagatcttcttcttcctcctgttTCTAGCAGTTTACCTTTTCACCCTCATGGGAAATTTAGGACTGATTGTACTGGTCATTGGGAGTTCCCGGTTGCACAACCCAATGTACTATTTTCTGAGTGTACTGTCTTCagtagatgcttgctattcctctGTTATCACTCCAAATATGTTGGTAGACTTTTTGTCAAGGGAGAAAACCATTTCATTTGGTGCCTGTGCAGCCCAGATGTTTCTTGCTGTAACCTGTGGAACCACAGAGTGCTTTCTCTTGGCTGCCATGGCttatgaccgctatgtggccatctaCAACCCACTTCTGTATTCAGTGAGCATGTCACCCAGGGTCTATGTGCCACTCATCGTGGCTTCCTGTGTTGGTGGAATTCTGCACGCTGTAACACACACCACAGCCACTTTCAGCCTGTCCTTCTGTGGATCCAACATAATCAACCACATCTTCTGTGACATCCCTCCTCTCCTTGCAATTTCCTGTTCTGACACTCGCCCCAACCAGCTACTGCTCTTCTACTTTGCTGGCTCTATTGAGATATGTACTATCCTAACCATCCTGATCTCCTATGGTTTCATTCTGTTGGCTATTCTGAGGATACACTCTGCTGAAGGGAAGAGGAAAGTCTTTTCTACCTGTGGCTCTCACCTAACTGCAGTGTCCATTTCTCATGGCACTgctgtattcatgtatgtgagacCAACATCCAACTATGCTTTGGAGCATGACATGGTAGTGTCTATATTTTACTCCATTGTTATTCCCATGCTGAATCCTCTCATCTACAGTTTGAGAAACAAGGATGTAAAAGAAGCAATGTGGAGTGTTTGGGAAAAAATTGTTTATCATTAA